From a region of the Drosophila ananassae strain 14024-0371.13 chromosome XL, ASM1763931v2, whole genome shotgun sequence genome:
- the LOC123257494 gene encoding uncharacterized protein LOC123257494 — MAFAVPTRLPSTQFPSRKHHHHHQNSYKGANTERHKNYLFLLCQLDKFGAQRGAALHIAWHLQHQLQQQEQQSLQSKGYRCKRHLIFALLQTIPNGCLFGRMH, encoded by the exons ATGGCGTTCGCAGTTCCAACTCGCTTGCCGTCGACTCAGTTTCCTTCCAGAAAGcaccatcaccatcaccaGAACTCGTACAAGGGTGCCAACACAGAGAGACACAAGAA CTATCTCTTTCTGCTCTGTCAGCTTGACAAgtttggcgcccaacgtggtgCCGCGTTGCATATCGCGTGGCACTTGCAGCATCAGTTGCAGCAGCAGGAACAGCAGTCGTTGCAGTCGAAGGGTTACAGGTGCAAAAGGCATTTAATTTTCGCTTTGTTGCAAACAATTCCCAATGGTTGCCTCTTTGGCAGGATGCATTGA